Proteins co-encoded in one Flavobacteriales bacterium genomic window:
- a CDS encoding tetratricopeptide repeat protein has translation MKRIIHTLILLASIQFAVAQSFLERGVSSFNEGDYKQAITWFNWAAKADSTNPVCYSNRAHAKRSIKDFQGAFEDFGKVVELNPNDGNAYFWRALSAFNIGEFQTSLDANTKAIELGSEQGTQAYMNRAQTFMRLGKNQKALADYDSVIAAKDQRLMQAHFDRGQLYMRMNDQRSALKDFKKVVELNPENIQLTWDIGRVSYDLEEYADALSYYSRAIDRLETPQPQMLLIRGETFEKLKNYQAAIEDYTRVIKAETSLADAHYLRGQAKARLGDTDGACVDWKKAAELGHSEAKGVVVYNCK, from the coding sequence ATGAAACGCATTATCCATACTCTCATCCTGCTTGCCAGTATTCAGTTTGCGGTGGCGCAGAGTTTTTTGGAGCGCGGTGTCAGCTCCTTCAATGAGGGTGATTACAAACAGGCGATCACGTGGTTCAATTGGGCGGCCAAGGCCGATTCCACCAACCCTGTGTGTTACTCGAACCGGGCGCACGCCAAGCGGTCCATCAAAGATTTTCAAGGTGCCTTTGAAGATTTCGGAAAAGTGGTGGAGCTGAACCCGAACGATGGTAACGCTTATTTCTGGCGGGCGCTGTCTGCGTTCAATATCGGTGAGTTCCAAACTTCGTTGGATGCCAACACCAAGGCCATCGAACTGGGTTCTGAGCAGGGAACACAAGCGTATATGAACCGTGCGCAGACCTTTATGCGGCTCGGCAAGAACCAGAAAGCACTTGCCGATTACGATAGCGTGATTGCTGCCAAGGACCAGCGTCTCATGCAGGCACACTTCGACCGCGGGCAACTTTACATGCGGATGAACGACCAGCGTTCGGCATTGAAGGATTTCAAGAAAGTGGTGGAACTGAATCCCGAGAACATTCAGCTTACGTGGGACATTGGCCGCGTATCGTACGATCTGGAAGAGTATGCCGATGCCCTCTCCTACTACTCGCGGGCCATTGACCGGCTGGAAACCCCACAGCCGCAGATGCTGCTGATACGTGGCGAGACCTTTGAGAAACTCAAGAACTACCAGGCTGCCATTGAAGATTACACCCGCGTGATAAAAGCCGAAACCAGCTTGGCCGATGCGCACTACCTGCGCGGCCAGGCCAAGGCTCGCTTAGGCGATACCGATGGTGCCTGCGTGGACTGGAAAAAGGCTGCCGAACTTGGCCATTCCGAAGCTAAAGGCGTGGTGGTTTATAATTGTAAGTAG
- a CDS encoding aminotransferase class I/II-fold pyridoxal phosphate-dependent enzyme: MDELLSQRIKKLSESQTIAMARRSRELQAEGIDVISLSLGEPDLNAPDHVKEAAKKAIDDNWSHYPPVAGYPELRKAISEKFKRENGLDYKPEQIIVSTGAKQSLANVILSLVDPGDEVVILAPYWVSYLELVKLAGGKARFVTAGIETDFKSSAVELDEAITDDTKLVIFSSPSNPTGSFYTKEELAGFAKVIARYPRVIAIADEIYEHLNFEGKHESLAQFPEVYNQVVTVNGVSKAYAMTGYRIGYIGAPTWIAKACDKMQGQITSGANSIAQRATIAALETPESWLKEMADIFAKRRLLVSELFSNIEGFKTNMPGGAFYLFPEVSALFGHSFNGQEVNDANDLCMYFLNECHVAMVPGEAFGAPGYIRLSYATSETNLKEAARRIKIGVEKLLHH; the protein is encoded by the coding sequence ATGGACGAGCTTTTATCGCAACGCATTAAGAAACTGAGTGAATCACAGACCATTGCCATGGCGCGCAGAAGCCGTGAGCTTCAGGCCGAGGGAATTGATGTGATCTCGTTGAGTTTGGGCGAGCCCGATCTGAATGCACCGGACCATGTGAAGGAAGCGGCCAAAAAAGCCATAGATGACAACTGGAGTCACTATCCGCCTGTTGCGGGTTACCCTGAATTGCGCAAGGCTATCTCTGAGAAATTCAAGCGCGAGAACGGCTTGGATTACAAGCCAGAGCAGATCATTGTTTCAACCGGGGCCAAGCAATCGCTGGCAAATGTTATTCTGAGTTTGGTCGACCCAGGTGATGAGGTCGTTATTCTTGCTCCATATTGGGTGAGTTACTTGGAGTTAGTGAAGCTGGCAGGAGGGAAAGCTCGTTTCGTAACGGCTGGAATTGAAACCGATTTCAAATCTTCGGCTGTTGAGTTGGATGAGGCCATTACGGACGACACCAAACTGGTGATCTTCAGTTCGCCAAGTAACCCGACAGGTTCTTTCTACACAAAAGAGGAATTGGCCGGTTTTGCAAAAGTGATTGCGCGCTATCCGCGAGTGATCGCCATTGCGGACGAGATCTACGAGCATCTCAACTTTGAAGGGAAGCACGAAAGTTTGGCGCAGTTCCCAGAGGTTTACAATCAAGTGGTCACGGTGAATGGCGTTTCCAAAGCATACGCTATGACGGGGTATCGTATCGGTTACATCGGTGCGCCAACGTGGATCGCCAAGGCGTGCGACAAGATGCAAGGGCAGATCACTTCGGGTGCCAATTCCATCGCGCAGCGGGCTACCATTGCTGCTTTGGAAACCCCGGAATCGTGGCTCAAGGAAATGGCTGACATATTTGCCAAGCGTAGGCTTTTGGTGAGTGAGTTGTTCTCAAACATCGAAGGCTTCAAGACCAACATGCCGGGGGGAGCGTTCTATCTGTTCCCAGAGGTATCGGCTCTTTTCGGTCATTCATTCAACGGGCAGGAAGTGAATGATGCCAACGACCTTTGCATGTATTTCCTTAACGAATGCCATGTGGCCATGGTGCCGGGCGAAGCGTTCGGAGCACCAGGATACATTCGACTTTCGTACGCAACTTCAGAAACCAATCTGAAGGAAGCTGCAAGACGCATCAAGATAGGCGTGGAGAAGTTGCTGCATCATTGA
- a CDS encoding DUF1853 family protein: MKNEQRPSHNDSKPPIIRLLHFPANTERKVQTDAQAVEGNTTSTFAIMELSNIHVRRMHWAIFSPSLLSYPFSTEYVRDEEHAVALGELLLQLDRKPEEVDAYFNSLGKMPMGKYFEQLLFYVLERDERFEVLLKNHQLKKGKHTVGEIDLILKDVQTGAIEHWEIALKYYLQQSCSAEHAVMLGPNAIDNLAKKMRKLIEKQLPLNTDLSEFGIPTNELLTNRLFIKGQFFYHLAHADGCNIFPNHAHPDHKRGWWCYLKEADKMLTQDLLWTTAWKPTWIGEVEFYNNDNLLNFKEMRDLLKRHFQEEVHSVLCVGLQQNDGGWKEVTRGFVVNDDWPNGIKKN; this comes from the coding sequence ATGAAAAATGAGCAACGTCCTTCTCATAATGATTCCAAACCTCCTATAATCAGATTGCTTCACTTTCCTGCCAACACCGAAAGAAAAGTACAAACAGACGCACAGGCTGTAGAAGGCAACACTACCTCTACCTTCGCCATCATGGAGTTATCCAACATACACGTAAGGCGTATGCATTGGGCCATCTTCAGTCCATCACTTCTCTCCTACCCGTTCAGTACCGAATATGTGCGGGATGAAGAACATGCCGTAGCGTTGGGTGAACTTCTCTTGCAATTGGACAGGAAACCAGAAGAAGTAGATGCTTATTTCAATTCGCTCGGCAAAATGCCCATGGGAAAGTACTTCGAGCAGCTGCTGTTCTATGTGCTGGAGCGTGATGAACGCTTCGAGGTGTTGCTCAAGAATCATCAACTAAAGAAGGGAAAGCATACCGTTGGCGAGATCGACCTGATACTGAAAGACGTGCAAACAGGCGCAATCGAGCATTGGGAGATCGCCCTCAAATACTACCTGCAACAGTCCTGTTCAGCCGAACATGCCGTCATGCTCGGCCCCAATGCCATTGACAATCTGGCCAAGAAGATGCGGAAACTCATCGAAAAGCAACTACCGCTCAATACGGATCTGAGCGAATTTGGTATTCCAACTAACGAATTACTGACCAACAGACTTTTCATAAAAGGACAATTCTTTTACCATTTGGCGCATGCAGATGGATGCAACATATTTCCAAACCATGCCCACCCAGACCACAAAAGAGGCTGGTGGTGCTACCTGAAAGAAGCCGATAAAATGCTTACCCAAGACCTTCTTTGGACGACCGCCTGGAAGCCGACATGGATCGGGGAAGTTGAATTTTATAATAACGATAACCTTCTAAATTTCAAGGAGATGAGAGATTTATTGAAACGACATTTTCAAGAAGAGGTCCATTCTGTGCTATGCGTAGGTCTGCAACAAAATGATGGAGGATGGAAAGAGGTTACCAGAGGTTTTGTAGTGAATGATGATTGGCCGAATGGCATAAAAAAGAATTGA
- the trmD gene encoding tRNA (guanosine(37)-N1)-methyltransferase TrmD — MRFDIITIHPELLSGPFSHSILKRGIDKGLVEVHFHDLRDHTLDKHKRVDDYQFGGGAGMVMTIEPIDRCISVLKAERNYDEVIYMTPDGEQFDQPMANRLSTKGNMIILCGHYKGIDQRVRDHFITKEISIGDYVLTGGELAAAVVCDAVIRLIPGVISDETSALFDSHQDGMLAPPVYTRPAEYKGWKVPDVLLSGNDKLVEDWRHEQALKRTQERRPRYLDEK; from the coding sequence ATGCGTTTTGACATCATCACCATACATCCCGAACTGCTTTCGGGGCCGTTCAGCCACAGCATTCTGAAGCGCGGCATCGATAAAGGTCTGGTAGAAGTGCATTTCCATGACCTACGCGATCATACCTTGGACAAGCACAAGCGCGTGGACGATTACCAGTTCGGTGGCGGTGCAGGCATGGTCATGACCATCGAGCCGATTGACCGTTGCATTTCCGTCCTCAAAGCCGAACGCAATTATGATGAGGTGATCTACATGACACCCGATGGCGAGCAGTTCGACCAGCCGATGGCCAACCGCCTTTCCACCAAAGGCAACATGATCATTCTCTGCGGCCATTACAAAGGCATCGACCAACGCGTGCGTGACCATTTCATTACCAAAGAGATTTCGATTGGCGATTACGTGCTTACAGGTGGCGAATTGGCAGCAGCCGTGGTCTGCGATGCGGTCATTCGCCTTATTCCGGGCGTTATATCAGACGAGACCTCTGCCCTTTTTGACAGCCATCAGGATGGTATGCTTGCACCGCCCGTTTACACCCGACCAGCAGAATACAAAGGCTGGAAGGTTCCGGACGTTCTTCTTTCAGGAAACGACAAACTGGTAGAAGATTGGCGCCATGAGCAGGCGTTGAAACGGACGCAGGAACGGAGACCCAGGTATTTGGATGAAAAATGA
- a CDS encoding T9SS type A sorting domain-containing protein, giving the protein MHTQNVTHSALRILSSPTWEVWLPDHLKPNVMKAIPHSLALAFVLSLVHLSSLHAQAPAVDICLVTVDTSSTHNIVVWEKPSTTAIDSFLVYRMFSDSTYQQVGAVAYDSLSVFHDYDAAADPNVAPHRYKLATLDTAGVVSAQSDYHQTMHLTVSTAGDMLWSWYKIENASNPVTTFNCYRDDDGTGSFQLINTLTGTEQEWNDGDIDLYPNARYVVDVDWNISCSPSRENVNTTRSNLDERVAAPSGIEEAVLEKVLVYPNPSNGPIHVQIPSEVNPTAYVLWSELGAVSYGESLTQYLRGNQVTIDIPSVAAGLYLLEIQTPVGSITKKVLVR; this is encoded by the coding sequence ATGCATACCCAAAACGTTACCCACAGCGCATTGCGTATCTTGTCATCACCAACTTGGGAAGTCTGGCTTCCCGATCACCTTAAACCAAATGTCATGAAAGCAATACCCCATTCTCTCGCATTAGCATTTGTTCTTTCGCTCGTTCATCTTTCATCGCTGCATGCTCAGGCTCCTGCCGTGGACATCTGTCTGGTAACAGTCGATACTTCCTCCACACATAATATTGTTGTGTGGGAGAAACCCAGCACTACGGCCATCGATAGCTTTCTGGTATACCGTATGTTCTCAGACAGTACATATCAACAGGTAGGTGCAGTAGCTTACGATTCGCTGAGCGTCTTCCATGATTATGATGCCGCTGCCGACCCGAATGTAGCTCCTCATCGCTACAAGTTGGCAACGCTCGATACGGCCGGGGTTGTCTCTGCTCAAAGCGACTATCACCAGACCATGCACCTCACGGTTTCAACCGCGGGAGACATGCTTTGGAGCTGGTATAAGATAGAGAATGCCAGTAATCCGGTAACCACCTTCAACTGTTATAGAGATGATGATGGCACTGGTAGTTTCCAGCTCATCAATACACTTACCGGAACCGAACAGGAATGGAACGATGGAGACATTGACCTGTATCCCAACGCGCGCTATGTGGTGGATGTGGACTGGAACATCTCCTGTAGCCCATCACGGGAAAATGTGAATACCACACGTTCCAACTTGGATGAACGGGTGGCTGCACCAAGTGGAATTGAGGAGGCCGTACTTGAAAAAGTATTGGTTTACCCCAACCCGTCCAATGGCCCCATCCACGTGCAGATTCCAAGCGAGGTTAACCCGACAGCGTATGTTCTTTGGTCGGAACTTGGTGCTGTAAGCTATGGCGAATCGCTTACTCAGTATCTTCGCGGAAATCAGGTGACCATTGATATTCCTTCGGTAGCAGCTGGTTTGTATCTATTGGAAATTCAAACCCCTGTTGGTTCCATCACCAAAAAAGTGCTCGTCAGATAA